A stretch of Anaeromyxobacter dehalogenans 2CP-1 DNA encodes these proteins:
- a CDS encoding MerR family transcriptional regulator yields MSADLSSGDLARATGNTVRTIRFYEEEGLLRPAEVSDGGHRRYTEDELERLRLITDLRELGLALGEIRTLLELRSGCVTAAEFAIRFQQVLAGHLEQAQRRLERMRRVKKELLDALASIQERLSSEGAEQCPCAVAEAARAPRIVKVLARQEGCCKHPEHHHVHDAAIEAAAAARTLGAGDAQVPLPGLAVAVPQHDDPAADPQLRPAAKRGAGL; encoded by the coding sequence ATGAGTGCCGACCTCTCGTCAGGGGACCTCGCCCGAGCGACGGGGAACACCGTCCGGACCATCCGCTTCTACGAGGAAGAGGGCCTGCTGCGCCCGGCGGAGGTCAGCGACGGCGGGCACCGGCGCTACACCGAGGACGAGCTGGAGCGGCTGCGGCTCATCACCGATCTCCGGGAGCTGGGCCTGGCGCTGGGCGAGATCCGCACGCTGCTCGAGCTGCGCAGCGGGTGCGTCACCGCGGCCGAGTTCGCCATCCGGTTCCAGCAGGTCCTGGCCGGCCACCTGGAGCAGGCGCAGCGCCGGCTCGAGCGCATGCGGCGGGTGAAGAAGGAGCTGCTCGACGCGCTCGCCAGCATCCAGGAGCGGCTGTCGTCGGAGGGCGCCGAGCAGTGCCCGTGCGCCGTCGCCGAGGCCGCGCGCGCGCCGCGCATCGTGAAGGTCCTCGCGCGGCAGGAGGGGTGCTGCAAGCACCCGGAGCACCACCACGTGCACGACGCCGCGATCGAGGCCGCCGCGGCGGCGCGGACGCTCGGCGCCGGGGACGCCCAGGTGCCGCTGCCCGGGCTGGCCGTCGCGGTCCCGCAGCACGACGATCCCGCCGCCGATCCGCAGCTCCGTCCCGCCGCCAAGCGCGGCGCCGGGCTCTGA
- a CDS encoding magnesium transporter CorA family protein: MRVLRVEGGQVRSGGEELAGPGAPVWIDLAPTAENMAFLAARFRFHPLALEDAAHEDQRVKLEQYTDNLFTVVHRISPAPDDSELLTHEVDAFLTAEALVTVHAARIAEVDRVFERCATEPELLARGVDFALYLVHDAITDAHFTLVDALTADVEELAESVLAERRDESDQELLDRILTARRQHVLLRKRFAPQREVFAALARPGQALVRDQTAIYFRDVVDHAVRLTEEIDTGRDLLASAMDAYLSSTNNRLSSVMTRLTLISTIFLPLNFIGTFFGMNLDILPPRLAVPLVLLSMVVMPVAMYGVFRRKRWL; this comes from the coding sequence ATGCGGGTGCTCCGGGTCGAGGGCGGGCAGGTGCGGTCGGGCGGCGAGGAGCTGGCCGGCCCCGGGGCGCCGGTGTGGATCGACCTCGCGCCCACCGCCGAGAACATGGCGTTCCTGGCGGCGCGGTTCCGCTTCCACCCGCTCGCGCTCGAGGACGCGGCGCACGAGGACCAGCGCGTCAAGCTGGAGCAGTACACGGACAACCTGTTCACGGTGGTCCACCGCATCTCGCCCGCGCCGGACGACTCCGAGCTCCTCACCCACGAGGTGGACGCGTTCCTCACCGCCGAGGCGCTGGTCACCGTGCACGCCGCCCGCATCGCCGAGGTGGACCGGGTGTTCGAGCGGTGCGCCACCGAGCCCGAGCTGCTCGCGCGCGGCGTGGACTTCGCGCTGTACCTGGTCCACGACGCCATCACCGACGCCCACTTCACGCTGGTGGACGCGCTCACCGCGGACGTGGAGGAGCTGGCCGAGTCGGTGCTGGCGGAGCGGCGGGACGAGAGCGACCAGGAGCTGCTCGACCGCATCCTGACGGCGCGGCGGCAGCACGTGCTGCTCCGCAAGCGCTTCGCCCCGCAGCGCGAGGTGTTCGCGGCGCTGGCGCGGCCCGGGCAGGCGCTGGTGCGCGACCAGACCGCCATCTACTTCCGCGACGTGGTGGACCACGCCGTCCGGCTCACCGAGGAGATCGACACCGGGCGCGACCTGCTCGCGTCCGCGATGGACGCCTACCTCTCGTCCACGAACAACCGGCTCTCCTCGGTGATGACGCGCCTCACGCTCATCTCGACCATCTTCCTGCCCCTCAACTTCATCGGCACGTTCTTCGGCATGAACCTCGACATCCTGCCACCGCGCCTCGCGGTGCCGCTGGTGCTCCTGTCGATGGTGGTGATGCCGGTCGCGATGTACGGGGTGTTCCGGCGGAAGCGCTGGCTGTAG
- a CDS encoding acyl-CoA dehydrogenase, with the protein MDIQLTEEQRQVRDLCREFADRELKPHARRWDRDHEFPAAAVKQLGEMGLMGVAVPAEWGGAGMDNVSYALAMEEISRGCAGTGVIMSVSNSLYCDPVLKYGSDAQRKEFLEPYARGEKLGCFALTEPMSGSDAAEMRTVAVRRGDEYVLDGTKNFITNGPQADAVLVFAMTDKAKRHKGISAFLVPTDARGFSRGKPDDKVGIRASGSCSLFFEGCAIPARHRLGEEGDGFKIAMGTLDGGRIGIAGQALGIAVAAFEEAVAYAKERKAFGQPITQFQAIQFMLADMATEIDAARLLVLRAASAKDRGVRHSAESAMAKLFASEMSERVTSKAIQIHGGYGYVKEFDVERHWRDSRITEIYEGTSEIQRLVISASVLKG; encoded by the coding sequence ATGGACATCCAGCTCACCGAGGAGCAGCGCCAGGTCCGGGACCTCTGCCGGGAGTTCGCCGATCGCGAGCTCAAGCCGCACGCGCGGCGCTGGGACCGCGACCACGAGTTCCCCGCCGCCGCCGTGAAGCAGCTCGGCGAGATGGGGCTGATGGGCGTGGCCGTGCCGGCGGAGTGGGGCGGCGCCGGGATGGACAACGTGTCGTACGCGCTCGCGATGGAGGAGATCTCGCGCGGCTGCGCCGGCACCGGCGTCATCATGAGCGTGTCGAACTCGCTCTACTGCGACCCGGTGCTGAAGTACGGCAGCGACGCCCAGCGCAAGGAGTTCCTCGAGCCGTACGCGCGCGGCGAGAAGCTCGGCTGCTTCGCGCTCACCGAGCCCATGAGCGGCTCGGACGCGGCCGAGATGCGCACCGTGGCGGTCCGGCGCGGCGACGAGTACGTGCTCGACGGCACCAAGAACTTCATCACCAACGGGCCGCAGGCCGACGCGGTGCTCGTGTTCGCCATGACCGACAAGGCGAAGCGGCACAAGGGCATCAGCGCCTTCCTGGTGCCGACCGACGCGCGCGGGTTCAGCCGCGGCAAGCCGGACGACAAGGTGGGCATCCGGGCCTCCGGCTCCTGCTCCCTGTTCTTCGAGGGCTGCGCCATCCCGGCCCGCCACCGGCTCGGCGAGGAGGGCGACGGGTTCAAGATCGCCATGGGCACGCTCGACGGCGGCCGGATCGGCATCGCCGGCCAGGCGCTCGGCATCGCGGTGGCGGCGTTCGAGGAGGCGGTGGCCTACGCCAAGGAGCGCAAGGCGTTCGGCCAGCCCATCACCCAGTTCCAGGCCATCCAGTTCATGCTCGCCGACATGGCCACCGAGATCGACGCGGCCCGGCTCCTGGTGCTGCGCGCCGCCTCCGCAAAGGACCGCGGCGTGCGCCACAGCGCCGAGAGCGCCATGGCGAAGCTCTTCGCCTCCGAGATGAGCGAGCGCGTCACCTCGAAGGCGATCCAGATCCACGGCGGCTATGGGTACGTGAAGGAGTTCGACGTGGAGCGCCACTGGCGCGACAGCCGCATCACCGAGATCTACGAGGGCACCAGCGAGATCCAGCGCCTCGTGATCTCCGCCTCGGTGCTGAAGGGCTAG
- the ribA gene encoding GTP cyclohydrolase II, with translation MSNLVAVAGRKGRGAHEASAATIDLYAEAPLPTERGLFRAVVFRERRTGVEHVAMVMGDVAGESVAVRVHSECLTSEVLGSLKCDCRAQLDRALDLIAARGRGALLYLRQEGRGIGLGNKIRAYALQAQGHDTYEANRLLGFPDDLRRYDVAAEMLRLLGVRSVELITNNPQKLSGLAEAGVPVRGRIQLPSPANPFNVEYLRVKRERTGHLIQTDDDGTARTA, from the coding sequence ATGAGCAACCTGGTGGCGGTCGCCGGCCGCAAGGGGCGCGGGGCCCACGAGGCGAGCGCCGCGACCATCGACCTGTATGCGGAGGCCCCGCTGCCGACGGAGCGCGGCCTGTTCCGCGCGGTGGTGTTCCGGGAGCGCCGCACCGGCGTCGAGCACGTGGCCATGGTGATGGGCGACGTGGCCGGCGAGTCCGTCGCGGTGCGCGTCCACTCCGAGTGCCTCACCAGCGAGGTGCTCGGCTCGCTGAAGTGCGACTGCCGCGCGCAGCTCGACCGCGCGCTCGACCTCATCGCGGCCCGCGGCCGCGGCGCGCTCCTGTACCTGCGCCAGGAAGGCCGCGGCATCGGGCTCGGCAACAAGATCCGCGCCTACGCGCTTCAGGCCCAGGGGCACGACACCTACGAGGCGAACCGGCTGCTCGGGTTCCCCGACGACCTGCGGCGCTACGACGTCGCCGCCGAGATGCTTCGCCTGCTGGGCGTGCGCTCGGTGGAGCTCATCACGAACAACCCGCAGAAGCTCTCCGGGCTGGCCGAGGCCGGCGTCCCGGTGCGGGGGCGGATCCAGCTGCCCTCCCCGGCCAACCCGTTCAACGTCGAGTACCTGCGGGTGAAGCGCGAGCGGACCGGGCACCTCATCCAGACCGACGACGACGGCACCGCGCGCACCGCCTGA
- a CDS encoding outer membrane beta-barrel protein translates to MKKLLIVVAALVGMAGTAQAQEPARKFEISPYAGAYLGLGDQRDTLKDAFLLGLKLKYDVHPYVAVVGSFAWSPTEAKQYGDAKLDLFQYDVGLQGQYPVAITADWTLKPFVGVGVGARTYEFRDLNVDSETDFVWYSELGANVERGPIAFGVTARDTMSAYDGLAGERDSTTRVDLQLAGHVGVRF, encoded by the coding sequence ATGAAGAAGCTGCTCATCGTCGTCGCCGCCCTCGTCGGCATGGCCGGTACCGCGCAGGCGCAGGAGCCCGCGCGCAAGTTCGAGATCTCGCCGTACGCCGGCGCCTACCTGGGCCTGGGCGACCAGCGCGACACGCTCAAGGACGCGTTCCTGCTCGGCCTGAAGCTCAAGTACGACGTCCACCCGTACGTCGCGGTGGTCGGCTCGTTCGCGTGGTCGCCCACCGAGGCGAAGCAGTACGGCGACGCCAAGCTCGACCTGTTCCAGTACGACGTCGGCCTGCAGGGCCAGTACCCCGTCGCGATCACCGCCGACTGGACGCTCAAGCCGTTCGTGGGCGTCGGCGTGGGCGCGCGCACCTACGAGTTCCGCGACCTCAACGTGGACTCCGAGACCGACTTCGTCTGGTACAGCGAGCTCGGCGCCAACGTCGAGCGCGGGCCGATCGCCTTCGGTGTCACGGCGCGCGACACCATGAGCGCGTACGACGGGCTCGCGGGGGAGCGCGACTCGACCACCCGCGTCGACCTGCAGCTGGCCGGCCACGTCGGCGTGCGCTTCTAG
- a CDS encoding 3-hydroxyacyl-CoA dehydrogenase family protein: MGSGIERLAVVGAGQMGSGIAQVAAQAGLSVQVADATPELARRAVERLGAALAKGVEKGKLAAAEREAVLGRIRAVDRIEDCAGADLAIEAVVEQEAVKADLFRRLDAVLAPGAILASNTSSISITKLAAGTRRPDRFVGMHFMNPPPVMQLIEVIRGLQTSDETYQAVMALAKRFGKTTVTSKDSPGFIVNRILIPLLNEACFALQEGLASPEDIDTAVKLGLNHPMGPLTLADFIGLDTCLFIAEVLHRELGDDKYRPAPLLRSYVAAGWNGRKSGRGFYTYG, translated from the coding sequence ATGGGCAGCGGGATCGAGCGGCTGGCGGTGGTGGGCGCGGGGCAGATGGGCTCGGGCATCGCGCAGGTGGCGGCCCAGGCCGGGCTCTCGGTGCAGGTGGCGGACGCCACGCCCGAGCTGGCGCGGCGCGCGGTGGAGCGGCTCGGCGCGGCGCTCGCGAAGGGGGTGGAGAAGGGGAAGCTGGCGGCGGCGGAGCGGGAGGCGGTGCTGGGCCGGATCCGTGCGGTGGACCGGATCGAGGACTGCGCGGGCGCCGACCTCGCCATCGAGGCGGTGGTGGAGCAGGAGGCGGTGAAGGCCGACCTGTTCCGCCGGCTCGACGCGGTGCTCGCGCCGGGCGCCATCCTCGCGTCCAACACCAGCTCGATCTCGATCACCAAGCTCGCCGCCGGGACCCGCCGGCCGGACCGGTTCGTGGGGATGCACTTCATGAACCCGCCGCCGGTGATGCAGCTCATCGAGGTCATCCGCGGACTGCAGACCTCCGACGAGACCTACCAGGCGGTGATGGCGCTCGCGAAGCGCTTCGGGAAGACCACCGTCACCTCCAAGGACTCGCCCGGCTTCATCGTGAACCGGATCCTCATCCCGCTGCTGAACGAGGCCTGCTTCGCGCTGCAGGAGGGCCTCGCCTCGCCGGAGGACATCGACACCGCGGTGAAGCTCGGCCTCAACCACCCGATGGGCCCGCTCACGCTGGCCGACTTCATCGGGCTCGACACCTGCCTGTTCATCGCCGAGGTGCTCCACCGCGAGCTGGGCGACGACAAGTACCGGCCCGCGCCGCTGCTGCGGAGCTACGTGGCGGCGGGCTGGAACGGCCGCAAGAGCGGGCGCGGCTTCTACACCTACGGCTAG
- a CDS encoding acyl-CoA dehydrogenase family protein, giving the protein MDFELDDTQRAIQDTARAFAREEVAPAAAENDRLRRFPADLIRGLGELGLLAVNVPAAYGGSEAGAVAYALAIMEIAAADCATAVTMAVTNMVGELIARFGTEAQKQRHLPRLAAAEVLAGAFALSEPQAGSDAGAMRTRAVRRGDGWVIDGAKQWITSGDVAGVLVVWARTGPAEAGGGGGVTAFLVEQGTPGLLVGRHEDKLGIRASSTVALSFDGCEVPDSARLGEVGQGLRVAFAALDGGRVGIASQATGTIRAALDASVRYARDRQAFGVPIAEHQAVAFMLADMAVEHDTARLLALRAAALKEAGRPFTREASMAKLWASEAAQRAVGRAVQIHGGVGYTEDFPVARYFRDARVQTIYEGTSEIQRLVIARELLKDGGAPARG; this is encoded by the coding sequence ATGGACTTCGAGCTCGACGACACCCAGCGCGCGATCCAGGACACGGCGCGCGCCTTCGCCCGCGAGGAGGTCGCGCCGGCCGCGGCCGAGAACGACCGGCTGCGGCGCTTCCCGGCGGACCTGATCCGCGGCCTGGGGGAGCTGGGACTGCTGGCGGTGAACGTCCCGGCGGCGTACGGCGGCTCGGAGGCCGGCGCGGTGGCGTACGCGCTCGCGATCATGGAGATCGCGGCGGCCGACTGCGCCACCGCGGTGACCATGGCCGTCACCAACATGGTGGGCGAGCTCATCGCGCGGTTCGGCACCGAGGCGCAGAAGCAGCGCCACCTGCCGCGGCTCGCCGCCGCCGAGGTGCTGGCCGGCGCGTTCGCGCTCTCCGAGCCGCAGGCCGGCAGCGACGCGGGCGCCATGCGCACGCGGGCGGTCCGCCGGGGCGATGGCTGGGTGATCGACGGCGCCAAGCAGTGGATCACGAGCGGCGACGTGGCCGGGGTGCTGGTGGTCTGGGCGCGCACCGGGCCGGCGGAGGCGGGCGGGGGCGGCGGGGTGACCGCGTTCCTGGTCGAGCAGGGCACCCCCGGGCTGCTGGTGGGGCGGCACGAGGACAAGCTCGGGATCCGCGCCAGCTCCACCGTGGCCCTCTCGTTCGACGGGTGCGAGGTACCGGACTCGGCGCGCCTCGGCGAGGTGGGCCAGGGGCTGCGGGTGGCGTTCGCGGCGCTGGACGGCGGCCGCGTCGGGATCGCCTCGCAGGCGACCGGCACCATCCGTGCCGCCCTCGACGCGAGCGTCCGCTACGCGCGGGACCGGCAGGCGTTCGGAGTCCCCATCGCCGAGCACCAGGCGGTCGCGTTCATGCTCGCGGACATGGCGGTGGAGCACGACACGGCGCGGCTGCTGGCGCTCCGCGCGGCGGCGCTCAAGGAGGCCGGGCGGCCGTTCACGCGCGAGGCGTCGATGGCGAAGCTGTGGGCCTCGGAGGCCGCGCAGCGGGCGGTGGGCCGCGCGGTGCAGATCCACGGCGGGGTCGGCTACACCGAGGACTTCCCGGTGGCGCGCTACTTCCGCGACGCGCGGGTGCAGACCATCTACGAGGGCACGAGCGAGATCCAGCGCCTCGTGATCGCGCGGGAGCTCCTGAAGGACGGCGGGGCGCCGGCGCGCGGTTAG
- a CDS encoding Mrp/NBP35 family ATP-binding protein, with translation MPLDNAAALEALKKVMDPELHRDLVSLGMVKDLSVDGDAVRLKVELTTPACPLKDTIGRDVEGALRRAGFARVEIHWGAQVRSAPGVAQSSLTPGVKNIILVGAGKGGVGKSTVAINLAVGLARQGAKVGILDADIYGPSVPILTGLDQKPTSRDGQKLDPLEAHGIKVMSIGFLIDPEQALIWRGPMVTGALVQLLRDVNWGELDYLVLDLPPGTGDVPLTLAQNVRAAGVVLVSTPQDVALADVIRAKLMFDKVSIPVLGLVENMSAFVCPHCRHETAIFDKGGAQAAAEKMGVRFLGAVPIDLAIREGGDKGVPVVAGAPDSPQAEAFLSVARNVAGAVSTQVLKAPRLPVIGAQPRA, from the coding sequence ATGCCGCTCGACAACGCCGCCGCGCTCGAAGCCCTGAAGAAGGTCATGGACCCGGAGCTTCACCGGGACCTCGTCTCCCTCGGGATGGTCAAGGATCTCTCGGTGGACGGCGACGCCGTGCGCCTGAAGGTGGAGCTCACCACCCCGGCCTGTCCGCTGAAGGACACCATCGGACGCGACGTGGAGGGGGCGCTCCGGCGCGCCGGCTTCGCGCGGGTCGAGATCCACTGGGGCGCGCAGGTCCGCTCCGCGCCCGGCGTGGCGCAGTCGTCGCTCACCCCCGGGGTGAAGAACATCATCCTGGTGGGCGCCGGGAAGGGCGGCGTGGGCAAGAGCACCGTCGCCATCAACCTCGCGGTGGGCCTCGCCCGCCAGGGCGCCAAGGTCGGCATCCTCGACGCCGACATCTACGGGCCCTCGGTGCCGATCCTCACCGGCCTCGACCAGAAGCCCACCTCGCGCGACGGGCAGAAGCTCGATCCGCTCGAGGCGCACGGCATCAAGGTCATGTCGATCGGCTTCCTCATCGACCCGGAGCAGGCGCTGATCTGGCGCGGCCCGATGGTCACCGGCGCGCTGGTGCAGCTGCTGCGCGACGTGAACTGGGGCGAGCTGGACTACCTCGTGCTCGACCTGCCGCCGGGCACCGGCGACGTCCCGCTCACGCTCGCCCAGAACGTGCGCGCGGCCGGCGTGGTGCTGGTCTCGACGCCGCAGGACGTGGCGCTCGCCGACGTGATCCGCGCCAAGCTCATGTTCGACAAGGTCTCCATCCCGGTGCTCGGCCTGGTGGAGAACATGTCCGCGTTCGTGTGCCCGCACTGCCGCCACGAGACGGCCATCTTCGACAAGGGCGGCGCGCAGGCCGCGGCGGAGAAGATGGGCGTCCGCTTCCTGGGCGCGGTGCCCATCGACCTCGCCATCCGCGAGGGCGGCGACAAGGGCGTCCCGGTGGTCGCGGGCGCGCCCGACAGCCCGCAGGCCGAGGCGTTCCTGAGCGTGGCCCGCAACGTGGCCGGCGCGGTCAGCACGCAGGTGCTGAAGGCGCCGCGCCTGCCGGTGATCGGCGCGCAGCCGCGCGCCTGA
- a CDS encoding enoyl-CoA hydratase-related protein, protein MAYENVLWEVADGIGTLTVNRPKQLNALDQRTLQELGAALEEAARDPAVRAVVVTGAGEKAFVAGADIAAMAGMGPSEAREFAALGHRVFAQLEALPVVTVAAVNGFALGGGCELTLACDLVYASERAKFGQPEVNLGLIPGFGGTQRLTRRVGLMRAKELVLTGESVDAATAKAIGLALDVLAPAALLDHARAKARAVASRGPVAVAQAKKVMQQGADLALSEANALERQGFAALFGGEDAKEGMRAFLEKRAARWSGR, encoded by the coding sequence ATGGCCTACGAGAACGTGCTCTGGGAGGTCGCCGACGGGATCGGCACCCTCACCGTGAACCGCCCGAAGCAGCTCAACGCGCTCGACCAGCGCACGCTGCAGGAGCTCGGGGCGGCGCTGGAGGAGGCGGCCCGGGATCCTGCGGTCCGCGCGGTGGTGGTGACCGGCGCCGGCGAGAAGGCGTTCGTGGCCGGCGCCGACATCGCGGCCATGGCGGGGATGGGGCCGTCGGAGGCGCGCGAGTTCGCGGCGCTGGGCCACCGGGTGTTCGCGCAGCTCGAGGCGCTGCCGGTGGTGACGGTCGCGGCGGTGAACGGCTTCGCGCTGGGCGGCGGCTGCGAGCTGACGCTGGCGTGCGACCTCGTCTACGCGAGCGAGCGGGCGAAGTTCGGCCAGCCCGAGGTGAACCTGGGGCTCATCCCGGGGTTCGGCGGGACCCAGCGGCTCACGCGGCGGGTGGGCCTGATGCGCGCGAAGGAGCTGGTGCTCACCGGCGAGAGCGTGGACGCCGCCACCGCGAAGGCCATCGGCCTGGCGCTCGACGTGCTGGCGCCGGCGGCGCTGCTCGACCACGCCCGGGCCAAGGCGCGGGCGGTGGCGTCGCGCGGCCCGGTGGCGGTGGCCCAGGCGAAGAAGGTCATGCAGCAGGGCGCCGACCTGGCGCTCTCCGAGGCGAACGCGCTCGAGCGGCAGGGGTTCGCGGCGCTGTTCGGCGGCGAGGACGCGAAGGAGGGCATGCGCGCGTTCCTGGAGAAGCGCGCGGCGCGCTGGAGCGGGCGTTGA
- a CDS encoding PAS domain-containing sensor histidine kinase — protein MAVVPGEAAPAVTLAVEGPALSSRTLRGRIATLLDGAPGHLPAGPLLAAPRVFRLTAPCESALAVALWPDHVQPPAATSVFFRLQAGPGEAVLLRMVAAGRLDAGELRALDAVARLAAGRLAGESYRREAAGRRAAYRVYQEAAGEPILVLDAGTGRLLEANQRLSQLTGWGRQELRRLTLGRLVEHPALDAGALLEALSGTATASVDDARLRRRRGEPVPVALTSARIELDGRPVLHLIARDVSRERRALAEQREARELLAALHLAGAHLSVETDEEAVYGVLARELARLGYHCGVLAPAPDGPPAFTWRFLSFPPSLRRALDHALGTPLAAVRVDPMEAPLLRRCLAERRTVHTDRPRRAAAGLLGAASPLDLRRLARLVAIRRVILAPLLREGRAAAALVVAAPRVRRSDPEAIDAFALQASIALDKARLVGALRDERARLESEVERRTAELRRAVTALEAADRRKDNFLANVSHELRTPLVTVLGYADLLLADKLGPLAPRQRTALQVVASSGRRLRAFIEELLELSRHELARPAEPFAPFPLADVITQAVVALAPRFAERGLRVRARVARGTPPAQGQRERVLQVIVNLLGNAERYAPAGSAIHLAAAAVGDRVAVSVTDRGPGIPVEHQALIFERLYQVRDDAPRREGGALGIGLSIAKGIVEAHGGEIGVRSRVGWGTRFRFTLPAAATAPGGREADAS, from the coding sequence GTGGCCGTGGTGCCCGGTGAGGCCGCGCCGGCGGTCACGCTGGCGGTCGAGGGACCTGCCCTCTCCTCGCGCACCCTCAGGGGGCGGATCGCCACCCTCCTCGACGGTGCGCCGGGCCACCTGCCCGCGGGGCCGCTGCTGGCCGCGCCGCGGGTGTTCCGGCTGACCGCGCCGTGCGAGTCGGCGCTGGCCGTCGCGCTCTGGCCGGACCACGTGCAGCCGCCGGCCGCGACCTCGGTGTTCTTCCGCCTCCAGGCCGGCCCCGGCGAGGCGGTGCTCCTGCGGATGGTGGCCGCCGGGCGGCTCGACGCGGGCGAGCTGCGCGCGCTCGACGCGGTGGCGCGCCTGGCGGCGGGCCGGCTCGCGGGCGAGAGCTACCGCCGCGAGGCGGCCGGGCGCCGTGCCGCGTACCGCGTCTACCAGGAGGCCGCCGGCGAGCCGATCCTGGTGCTCGACGCCGGGACCGGGCGGCTGCTCGAGGCGAACCAGCGCCTGTCGCAGCTCACCGGCTGGGGGCGCCAGGAGCTGCGCCGCCTCACGCTGGGGCGGCTCGTGGAGCATCCGGCGCTCGACGCGGGGGCGCTGCTGGAGGCGCTCTCGGGGACCGCGACGGCCTCGGTGGACGACGCCCGCCTGCGGCGCCGGCGCGGCGAGCCGGTGCCGGTGGCGCTCACCAGCGCCCGGATCGAGCTGGACGGCCGTCCGGTGCTCCACCTCATCGCCCGCGACGTGAGCCGCGAGCGGCGCGCGCTCGCCGAGCAGCGGGAGGCGCGCGAGCTGCTCGCGGCGCTGCACCTCGCGGGCGCGCACCTCAGCGTCGAGACCGACGAGGAGGCGGTGTACGGCGTGCTGGCGCGCGAGCTGGCGCGGCTCGGCTACCACTGCGGTGTCCTCGCCCCCGCGCCGGACGGCCCGCCCGCCTTCACGTGGCGGTTCCTGTCCTTCCCGCCGTCGCTCCGGCGCGCGCTCGATCACGCGCTCGGGACCCCGCTGGCGGCGGTCCGCGTCGATCCCATGGAGGCGCCGCTGCTCCGGCGCTGCCTGGCGGAGCGCCGGACCGTGCACACCGACCGGCCGCGCCGCGCCGCCGCCGGGCTCCTCGGCGCGGCGTCGCCGCTCGACCTCCGGCGGCTGGCGCGGCTCGTCGCCATCCGGCGGGTGATCCTGGCCCCGCTCCTGCGCGAGGGGCGGGCCGCCGCGGCGCTGGTGGTGGCGGCGCCGCGGGTCCGGCGCAGCGATCCGGAGGCCATCGACGCGTTCGCGCTGCAGGCCTCGATCGCGCTCGACAAGGCGCGGCTGGTGGGCGCGCTGCGGGACGAGCGCGCCCGGCTGGAGAGCGAGGTCGAGCGGCGCACCGCGGAGCTGCGCCGCGCGGTGACGGCCCTCGAGGCGGCGGACCGGCGCAAGGACAACTTCCTCGCCAACGTCTCGCACGAGCTGCGCACGCCGCTCGTGACGGTGCTCGGCTACGCCGACCTGCTGCTGGCCGACAAGCTGGGCCCGCTCGCGCCCCGGCAGCGCACCGCGCTGCAAGTGGTGGCGAGCAGCGGCCGGCGGCTGCGCGCCTTCATCGAGGAGCTGCTGGAGCTGTCGCGCCACGAGCTGGCGCGGCCCGCCGAGCCGTTCGCGCCGTTCCCGCTCGCGGACGTGATCACGCAGGCGGTGGTGGCGCTCGCGCCGCGCTTCGCCGAGCGCGGGCTCCGGGTCCGGGCGCGGGTGGCGCGCGGCACGCCCCCGGCCCAGGGCCAGCGCGAGCGCGTGCTGCAGGTGATCGTCAACCTGCTCGGGAACGCCGAGCGCTACGCGCCGGCGGGCTCGGCCATCCACCTCGCCGCCGCGGCGGTCGGGGATCGGGTGGCGGTCTCGGTCACCGACCGGGGGCCCGGCATCCCGGTGGAGCACCAGGCGCTGATCTTCGAGCGGCTGTACCAGGTCCGGGACGACGCCCCGCGCCGCGAGGGCGGCGCGCTGGGGATCGGCCTCTCCATCGCGAAGGGGATCGTGGAGGCCCACGGCGGCGAGATCGGCGTCCGCTCGCGCGTGGGCTGGGGCACGCGGTTCCGCTTCACCCTCCCCGCCGCCGCGACCGCGCCCGGCGGGCGCGAGGCCGACGCCTCGTAG
- a CDS encoding protein-tyrosine phosphatase family protein, whose amino-acid sequence MIDLHFVAPGLAVGACFPAEAALRLAREHGIQRVLDVRGEACDDAEALGACGIRLLHLPTRDTCAVSQERLREGVAFACEALERGERVLVHCQYGIGRSALVALCVLVARGVPPLEALAQAKDARPVISPSPEQLEAFAAFAARVRDEAGAAWPVPTLEALGIIAWRHLHDGRGAGPAPDAARQASTRA is encoded by the coding sequence GTGATCGACCTGCACTTCGTCGCGCCCGGCCTGGCGGTCGGGGCCTGCTTCCCGGCCGAGGCCGCGCTGCGGCTCGCCCGCGAGCACGGGATCCAGCGGGTGCTGGACGTTCGCGGCGAGGCCTGCGACGACGCCGAGGCGCTGGGCGCGTGCGGGATCCGGCTGCTGCACCTGCCCACCCGCGACACCTGCGCGGTCTCGCAGGAGCGGCTGCGCGAGGGCGTGGCGTTCGCGTGCGAGGCGCTGGAGCGCGGGGAGCGCGTGCTGGTGCACTGCCAGTACGGCATCGGCCGCAGCGCGCTGGTGGCGCTCTGCGTGCTGGTGGCGCGCGGCGTCCCGCCGCTCGAGGCGCTGGCGCAGGCGAAGGACGCGCGGCCGGTGATCTCGCCCAGCCCCGAGCAGCTGGAGGCGTTCGCGGCGTTCGCCGCGCGCGTGCGGGACGAGGCCGGGGCGGCCTGGCCCGTGCCGACGCTCGAGGCGCTCGGGATCATCGCCTGGCGCCACCTGCACGACGGGCGCGGGGCGGGGCCGGCGCCGGACGCGGCGCGGCAGGCGTCCACGCGGGCGTGA